A window of Trichoderma atroviride chromosome 3, complete sequence contains these coding sequences:
- a CDS encoding uncharacterized protein (SECRETED:SignalP(1-25)) — protein MAPFHTTTNLLALVFASSYLVQASGDLPASFGPPPDSDPLTWGFYATHEVQTPTHLRITGSIPSWLTGSLYRGAAATWDVGNYTAEHWFDGFSRNHLFQIADGSVTYRSRNASDELMHFIQETGLFPGNTFGSDPCKIIFGAFETTYRDGTNARGNTTTSNVPVSYISNFPGLNRNSSNVGSPLNTLVSTTDANRLQQIDPVTLEAIELFTYQASNPLLSDSGHTCAHPAMTEEAIYNYLLDTSAKPPVYRVFGITSPEGETKIIANITDAPPAYIHSMFHTEQHVILIVWQADFTKAGENVLTSIGPWNPERKTLFYVIDPVNGGVVSKYESEDAFFAFHEINSFEDASGNIYIDLPTMPDYSFLDAALVENLRANLGSKTNASSKNDLAGSFTRYKLPFHENNKASNGSLITYTATIDIQLPYKKANIELPRINEDMKGRPYRYAYGIHVEKIGYFADSIIKIDTKTQSWKIWSPKTKQLPSEPIFIARPGAKTEDDGVLLTVAMDSAEKKSSLVVIDAITMKEIGRAHMPIVMGYGFHGAYQAEL, from the coding sequence ATGGCGCCCTTTCATACAACTACTAATCTTCTTGCTCTGGTATTTGCCAGCAGCTATCTCGTTCAAGCTTCGGGCGATTTGCCAGCAAGCTTTGGACCTCCTCCCGACTCAGATCCTCTTACTTGGGGCTTCTATGCTACTCATGAGGTCCAAACACCAACGCACTTGAGGATCACTGGATCTATCCCGAGCTGGTTGACCGGATCTCTCTATCGCGGAGCTGCAGCAACTTGGGATGTCGGAAACTATACTGCAGAGCATTGGTTTGACGGCTTTAGTCGCAATCACCTCTTTCAGATCGCAGATGGTTCCGTCACATACCGTAGCCGCAACGCAAGTGATGAATTGATGCACTTCATCCAAGAAACGGGACTCTTTCCCGGCAATACCTTCGGAAGCGATCCATGCAAGATCATCTTCGGCGCATTTGAGACCACTTACAGAGACGGGACAAACGCACGCGGGAATACGACTACTTCAAACGTCCCTGTGTCCTACATTTCCAACTTTCCTGGTCTCAACCGCAACTCTAGCAATGTGGGCAGCCCTCTCAATACGCTGGTATCTACCACAGATGCCAACAGACTCCAGCAGATTGACCCAGTCACTTTGGAGGCTATCGAACTGTTTACATACCAGGCTTCTAACCCGCTGTTGAGCGATTCGGGTCATACATGCGCACATCCGGCAATGACAGAGGAAGCAATCTACAACTATCTGCTCGATACGTCCGCCAAACCTCCTGTCTATCGTGTTTTCGGTATTACATCGCCTGAAGGAGAGACGAAGATAATTGCCAACATCACCGACGCACCACCTGCTTACATTCACTCCATGTTTCACACTGAGCAGCATGTGATTCTAATTGTCTGGCAAGCCGACTTCACAAAAGCTGGAGAAAATGTTTTGACTAGTATTGGACCCTGGAATCCTGAGCGAAAGACTCTATTCTACGTGATTGATCCTGTCAATGGAGGCGTCGTCTCCAAATACGAATCTGAGGAtgccttctttgcctttcaTGAGATTAATTCTTTCGAGGACGCCTCTGGAAACATTTACATTGATTTGCCAACCATGCCGGATTACAGctttcttgatgctgccctCGTGGAAAATTTACGAGCAAACCTCGGCAGCAAGACCAATGCCTCGTCTAAGAATGACCTGGCTGGCTCGTTTACTCGCTACAAGCTTCCATTCCACGAGAACAACAAAGCTTCCAACGGGTCGCTCATCACGTATACCGCAACCATTGATATACAGTTGCCTTACAAAAAAGCGAATATTGAGCTCCCTCGCATTAATGAGGATATGAAGGGCAGGCCTTACCGCTATGCTTATGGCATCCACGTCGAGAAGATTGGCTACTTTGCCGATTCAATCATCAAGATCGATACAAAGACACAATCATGGAAAATTTGGTCACCCAAGACAAAACAATTGCCATCGGAGCCTATCTTCATAGCACGTCCGGGAGCCAAGACGGAAGATGACGGCGTTTTGTTGACGGTGGCGATGGATTCGGCGGAGAAAAAGAGCTCTTTGGTAGTTATTGATGCCATCACCATGAAGGAGATTGGTCGAGCTCATATGCCAATTGTTATGGGCTACGGGTTTCATGGGGCTTATCAGGCAGAACTATGA
- a CDS encoding uncharacterized protein (EggNog:ENOG41~TransMembrane:7 (o36-57i64-82o94-118i130-148o154-174i194-217o232-251i)): MANPGTQPNYIAIGADANCTLSVCAVEESILAYRPWLAANIFFAAYFGAVALVHVYLGWRWKSWGFMVGMLLGCASEIIGYIGRIMLWNNPFSFPGFMIDIVCLTTAPVFFTGSIYVTLSKTINFFGPELSRAAGGALSTILTGNIGVNVSMAGLVLQVIVLVIFSAAFADYMIRYIRSGRRQSQGQAVSRWRFATFFGGLTVAIVLILARCAYRVAELQAGYDSALFHDQVPFIVIEGVLIALAVVALCFGHPGLMFSQTVPEQKYVAASMVTIVNGNDNIELGMAHK; this comes from the exons ATGGCCAATCCGGGAACTCAACCAAACTATATCGCCATTGGCGCTGATGCAAACTGCACCTTGAGTGTTTGCGCCGTCGAGGAGAGCATACTTGCCTACAGGCCATGGCTCGCCgccaacatcttctttgctgccTACTTCGGAGCTGTAGCCCTGGTACATGTTTATCTTGGCTGGCGGTGGAAGAGCTGGGGCTTCATGGTCGGCATGCTGCTGGGCTGTGCAAGTGAGATTATCGGTTATATTGGTCGCATCATGTTATGGAACAACCCCTTTTCATTTCCAGGATTCATGATAGACATTG TCTGCCTGACCACCGCTCCGGTCTTCTTCACGGGTTCTATATACGTTACACTATCCAAGACGATCAACTTCTTCGGGCCGGAACTATCACGA GCCGCAGGAGGTGCCCTGTCAACCATATTGACGGGCAACATTGGCGTTAATGTTTCAATGGCCGGACTCGTGCTGCAAGTCATTGTGTTGGTCATCTTCAGTGCTGCGTTTGCCGACTACATGATTAGGTATATTCGCTCTGGACGGCGGCAGTCTCAAGGACAAGCGGTTTCTAGATGGCGCTTTGCTACATTTTTTGGCGGCTTGACGGTCGCGATAGTGTTGATACTGGCCCGGTGTGCGTATCGTGTGGCAGAGCTTCAAGCAGGCTACGACAGTGCACTATTCCATGATCAAGTACCATTTATCGTGATTGAAGGCGTACTTATTGCACTGGCTGTTGTGGCACTATGCTTCGGCCACCCAGGTTTGATGTTCAGCCAGACCGTACCGGAGCAGAAATACGTTGCAGCCAGCATGGTGACCATAGTGAATGGTAACGACAATATCGAGCTTGGCATGGCTCACAAGTGA
- a CDS encoding uncharacterized protein (EggNog:ENOG41), whose protein sequence is MVNTGRSKGCNTCKRRKVKCDEGKPGCQRCIRFGRECEGYGQRPPRVRFANDVRKTNERDSQNQRRIDALASRISTSTSTQPTIIPPPTPNKKDAALSFFLTQFATLGRSAASSTGFFEVLPLVLSGERHDSAASLALSAVSIAMFERWLGFGSRPGASRKSFADAIVRLQTAIADPAECLSRATVVAALTLQFHDNVCALLESNGINRTHHDGSVALLRHQEQESKRPRRRTSLAFHVLHAEVAFAIREKRSLPATEISWLQYHNDSLNPSSLLDIIGIDVANIQHEFFNARLSSSSIEEKLSELFAKAAIVDTRLKAWVGGVPVHWQPEPFDHMPHCSPPIISYSQTFDIYRSVQIASIWNIWRIYRIITLKILLECLELSTGSLELSDNTRPFIRESTQQMVDLICRSVPFFLGNRTHMATLYDFTDSNIFLPSHHHLRARNEPLDHRNDGEFWSQDDHFKHVISQGPWHMLIPLSQLMGIFSQNHGSSFAQLLEVERHQWIRGQIMRARTIMGSEIVASPNLAISLKCP, encoded by the exons ATGGTCAACACTGGGAGATCCAAAGGCTGCAACACCTGCAAGAGGCGAAAGGTCAAATGCGACGAGGGCAAGCCAGGATGCCAGCGCTGTATACGCTTTGGTCGTGAATGTGAAGGTTACGGCCAAAGACCGCCGCGAGTGAGATTCGCCAACGATGTGAGAAAAACCAACGAGAGAGACTCGCAGAATCAGCGGCGCATAGATGCTCTGGCATCGCGTATTTCTACTTCTACTTCAACTCAGCCAACCATCATTCCACCGCCAACGCCgaacaagaaagatgctgcgctgtccttcttcctcacccAATTCGCCACCTTGGGCCGCAGCGCCGCATCGTCGACGGGCTTCTTTGAGGTGCTGCCTCTTGTGCTCTCTGGCGAGCGCCACGACTCGGCCGCGTCTCTTGCGCTGTCAGCagtctccatcgccatgttCGAGCGGTGGCTGGGATTCGGCAGCAGGCCTGGAGCGTCGCGGAAGTCGTTTGCCGATGCCATCGTGCGCCTTCAAACGGCAATTGCGGACCCAGCCGAGTGTCTCAGCAGAGCTACTGTCGTGGCTGCTCTGACTCTTCAATTTCACGACAACGTCTGCGCATTGTTGGAATCAAATGGCATCAATCGAACTCACCATGACGGCTCTGTGGCTTTGCTCCGGCATCAGGAGCAGGAGAGTAAACGGCCGCGGAGGCGCACTTCCTTGGCGTTTCACGTCCTGCATGCTGAAGTAGCATTTGCAATTCGCGAAAAGAGAAGCCTGCCGGCCACCGAAATCTCTTGGCTTCAGTATCACAACGATTCTCTTAATCCAAGTTCGCTGCTCGACATTATTGGCATTGATGTCGCGAATATCCAACACGAGTTCTTCAACGCGCGTTTGTCTAGTTCATCTATAGAAGAGAAGCTATCGGAATTATTCGCCAAAGCCGCAATCGTCGACACGAGGCTCAAAGCATGGGTCGGTGGTGTCCCAGTTCATTGGCAGCCAGAGCCATTCGATCATATGCCGCACTGCAGCCCTCCAATAATATCGTATTCTCAAACCTTTGACATCTATCGATCCGTGCAAATCGCTTCAATTTGGAATATCTGGAGAATCTATCGCATAATCACGCTCAAAATATTGCTTGAGTGTCTTGAACTAAGTACCGGCAGTTTAGAGCTCTCAGATAATACTCGCCCGTTCATCCGAGAAAGTACCCAGCAGATGGTCGACCTTATTTGCAGAAGCGTCCCTTTCTTCTTAGGAAATCGCACCCATATGGCAACACTCTACGACTTCACTGACTCGAACATTTTCCTCCCaagccatcatcacctcAGAGCCAGAAACGAGCCTCTTGATCATCGAAATGACGGCGAATTTTGGAGCCAGGATGACCATTTTAAACACGTCATTTCCCAAGGGCCTTGGCATATGTTGATTCCACTCAGCCAGCTCATGGGCATTTTCTCACAGAACCACGGTTCATCATTTGCTCAGCTACTGGAAGTAGAAAGGCATCAATGGATTCGAGGGCAAATTATGCGAGCGCGTACTATTATGGGCTCAGAAATCG TTGCATCTCCCAACTTGGCCATTAGCCTAAAATGCCCTTGA
- a CDS encoding uncharacterized protein (EggNog:ENOG41), with translation MRPVETAMWAYKVWFKAWLAFTQVMDDYTDDSSTAFTQFTPTETVFGDVWDGRPYAVPWPGNKYNIFINGTNRAICTNNSGGLYVHDFNEDHFQQHTWLCVEKNGYFGFVNSQTGNFIGHKDDDKLHSAALHHEAWELMTVRKHPEGGYELLMPHWWHTLKKVGVVEGSDDVVLRQHILTTWQFVKAD, from the exons ATGCGCCCTGTGGAAACCGCAATGTGGGCTTATAAAGTCTGGTTTAAAGCCTGGCTAGCATTTACACAAG TCATGGACGACTATACCGATGACTCGTCTACCGCATTTACCCAATTCACACCAACCGAGACCGTTTTCGGCGATGTCTGGGACGGTCGGCCATATGCGGTACCTTGGCCGGGTAATAAATACAACATTTTTATAAACGGTACGAACCGGGCAATATGCACGAATAACTCGGGCGGCCTCTACGTCCATGACTTCAACGAAGACCATTTCCAACAACACACATGGCTATGCGTCGAAAAGAATGGGTATTTTGGCTTTGTCAATTCTCAAACAGGCAACTTTATAGGCCacaaagatgatgataagCTGCACTCCGCAGCACTCCACCATGAAGCTTGGGAGCTTATGACCGTGAGGAAGCATCCTGAAGGGGGCTATGAGTTGCTAATGCCACATTGGTGGCATACGCTTAAGAAAGTGGGCGTCGTCGAAGGTTCGGATGATGTGGTGTTGCGACAGCATATATTGACTACTTGGCAGTTTGTCAAAGCAGATTAG
- a CDS encoding uncharacterized protein (EggNog:ENOG41~SECRETED:SignalP(1-16)) — protein MRSAIALFPLLALASAAPPSHNAGKVTVQLSNDVSGANGDASIPLDGTPVDVGRAFGNSNLFKNGKLLVTSIFFVANFQNVDCKVVRNRVQQVANIFDPSKDFERFAQQPVDWEHGFTISCTKH, from the coding sequence ATGCGTTCTGCAATCGCCCTCTTCCCCCTCCTTGCTCTTGCGTCCGCAGCTCCCCCTTCCCATAATGCAGGCAAGGTTACAGTGCAACTTTCAAACGACGTCTCTGGAGCAAACGGCGACGCGTCCATTCCTCTTGATGGAACTCCTGTGGACGTTGGCCGAGCTTTTGGAAACTCCAATCTGTTCAAAAACGGCAAACTACTCGTTACCAGCATTTTCTTCGTTGCCAATTTCCAAAATGTCGACTGCAAAGTGGTGAGAAATAGAGTTCAGCAGGTCGCCAACATCTTCGACCCATCAAAGGACTTTGAGAGAtttgctcagcagcctgtGGACTGGGAGCACGGCTTCACAATTTCCTGTACCAAGCATTAA
- a CDS encoding uncharacterized protein (EggNog:ENOG41~TransMembrane:3 (i208-232o238-256i265-286o)): protein MVETQEISKSTPSESDNYLGLPRAVGKRDSYESKIIGYPPGYPRYSALLASNKSFQVWRRFSVLRSRLLLLKQDELSQLEEQLEDIDARDANILPIFLGSNRIDQNEERKRVLKRIDSALGEYDSFLARQHQVFMSDTAQDRSISNLQNWHRNNGSLAVDERAYLSRDDLFSPLGNNSWSERQVDVIENYFPINMAGIRNVPELLRQIIRVFQAALTSVLLFTPVIICNFVSNLTYRIILIVATTAIFIAILSLIARKRMKFSDLVIAGTTYATVLVVFISGANVVNN, encoded by the exons ATGGTGGAGACCCAAGAAATCTCGAAGTCAACACCATCTGAATCAGATAATTACCTTGGCTTGCCAAGAGCGGTCGGAAAAAGGGACAGTTATGAA TCGAAAATCATAGGTTACCCACCCGGGTATCCTCGTTATTCTGCACTACTTGCCTCCAACAAGTCATTCCAAGTTTGGCGCCGGTTTTCGGTCTTGCGTTCGcgcctgcttctcctgaAACAGGATGAGCTCTCGCAACTAGAGGAGCAGCTAGAGGATATAGATGCTCGAGACGCAAATATTCTCCCTATATTCCTAGGAAGCAATCGCATTGACcagaatgaagaaagaaaaagagttCTCAAGCGGATTGATAGTGCCTTAGGAGAATATG ATTCTTTTTTAGCCAGACAGCATCAAGTTTTCATGTCCGACACTGCCCAAGACCGATCTATTTCAAATCTCCAAAACTGGCATCGCAATAATGGGTCACTGGCAGTGGACGAAAGAGCCTATCTAAGTCGCGATGATCTTTTCAGCCCTTTAGGGAATAATAGCTGGTCAGAAAGGCAAGTCGATGTGATCGAAAATTACTTCCCCATTAATATGGCTGGAATACGAAACGTGCCGGAACTATTGAGGCAAATAATACGGGTTTTCCAAGCGGCTCTTACATCGGTGCTTCTTTTTACTCCCGTTATTATTTGCAATTTCGTGAGTAACTTGACATACAGAATAATCCTTATTGTTGCCACCACGGCTATTTTTATTGCTATCTTGTCGCTTATTGCCCGAAAGAGGATGAAATTCTCTGATTTGGTTATAGCTGGCACAAC ATATGCCACTGTTCTTGTCGTATTTATTTCAGGAGCGAATGTTGTCAACAATTGA
- a CDS encoding uncharacterized protein (EggNog:ENOG41~TransMembrane:7 (o33-54i66-84o96-116i152-171o191-211i223-246o266-288i)), whose protein sequence is MGSKNHTCPSHDLSENATEAIFGSITFFQFDKILSGSCVAVACIVIFIHLFSHANRLCSPSEQVKIMRISLLVPFYSLFCFLSICFPEADVYLDPWLEVFQANSLCAFFLLMCDFISPNSEKRSDFFAKMTVLDKKSQAGKVGGLSWFRSRWIAVFQYPIIALLSAIATDISEAVGTYCQYKIEPYYTRLWITIISQTSLTIAVMSVLVFVKTLKSELAVHKPMLKLVAFKLIVFLSFVQSIIFLILQNTSSLNPTSKLTYADLHIGIPALLSCIEMVPISAFMAWAYSVQPYLLARGADIEGSSGHADIPRSYQGGFLGIRAFLAMLNPRETIEGIVFAFYMITKSHEPSGSSDFGHDLDHTYHSNHGIMRSNQSGYQALNGENNAF, encoded by the exons ATGGGCTCAAAAAACCACACATGCCCATCGCATGATCTCTCCGAAA ATGCCACTGAAGCAATTTTCGGGTCCATCACCTTCTTTCAATTCGACAAAATCTTATCTGGGAGCTGTGTGGCAGTCGCGTgtatcgtcatcttcattcaTCTCTTCAGCCACGCCAACCGACTTTGTAGTCCTAGCGAACAAGTCAA GATTATGAGAATTAGCCTTCTAGTCCCCTTCTATtccctcttctgcttcttgtcAATCTGCTTCCCCGAGGCAGATGTCTATCTCGACCCATGGCTTGAGGTCTTTCAGGCAAACTCATTATGtgccttcttccttctcatGTGCGACTTCATATCGCCCAACTCTGAGAAACGAAGCGATTTCTTTGCGAAAATGACAGTCTTGGATAAAAAGTCGCAAGCTGGGAAAGTCGGCGGACTGTCTTGGTTTCGA AGTCGCTGGATAGCGGTCTTTCAGTATCCAATTATTGCGTTGCTGTCGGCAATTGCTACCGACATTTCAGAGGCAGTGGGAACTTACTGCCAATACAAGATCGAGCCATATTATACGAGGCTGTGG ATTACTATTATCTCGCAAACTTCACTTACAATCGCCGTCATGTCGGTCCTCGTGTTCGTTAAGACATTAAAGTCTGAGCTTGCTGTTCATAAACCTATGCTGAAGCTAGTTGCGTTCAAGCTTATAGTATTTCTGAGCTTCGTGCAAAGT ATTATCTTCTTGATCTTACAAAATACTAGCAGCCTCAATCCCACGTCGAAGCTTACATATGCCGATCTCCACATCGGAATACCTGCGTTACTTAGTTGCATTGAGATGGTGCCCATCTCCGCATTCATGGCATGGGCTTATTCCGTGCAACCATACTTGCTTGCCCGCGGTGCTGATATCGAGGGATCAAGTGGTCACGCAGACATTCCAAGATCTTACCAAGGAGGCTTCCTTGGTATACGTGCCTTTTTAGCCATGCTAAATCCTAGAGAGACGATTGAGGGGATTGTCTTTGCTTTCTACATGATCACTAAATCCCACGAACCCTCTGGCTCTTCTGACTTTGGCCATGATCTGGATCATACTTACCATTCCAACCACGGCATTATGCGGAGCAACCAATCCGGATACCAGGCTCTAAATGGGGAAAACAACGCATTTTAA
- a CDS encoding uncharacterized protein (EggNog:ENOG41~SECRETED:SignalP(1-19)~MEROPS:MER0048191): MRYPDIILTVGTLAMGVAAQVSSNGSAIFPLSNDTEFAFMLEATLSHSNNFGANTGEVLRAASQIIPGDFDSWYREFIFLANQIHGKAEAINAKRFPVSAREAYFRSATYYRAATTFLYANISDPRIYSVWDSALGDFDKAISLLPVPAERVNIPANNFTIPAIFYSAQSSVNTPNNHQQSPFNSTKRPTVIVGSGYDGSQEELYHSIGRAILDRGWNFITYEGPGQPTVRRQQGLGFIHNWWEVVTPVVDYLTKRHDVDMDKIGLIGVSFGGTLAPLAASREDRLSAVVAIDGLTDLFSALQSQFPPQINSLFESGNKTEFDALLLSFIGNPAMPTELRWIIAQSLWVFKTTSPFEWLTKLRDFKVDQTVANGIHCPVLIGEGENDSSAPGQAQEMMQFLRRKATYNLFKTDLGAGEHCQLGAEAQVAQVTLDWLSDVWEGINVPHNMTGGVY, from the exons ATGAGATACCCGGACATTATCTTGACTGTCGGAACCTTGGCTATGGGCGTT GCCGCCCAAGTCAGCTCCAACGGATCTGCTATATTCCCCTTGAGCAATGACACAGAGTTTGCGTTTATGCTGGAAGCTACACTGTCTCATTCCAACAATTTCGGGGCGAACACTGGTGAAGTTCTCCGAGCTGCTAGTCAGATCATTCCCGGCGACTTCGACAGCTGGTACAGAGAGTTCATCTTTCTAGCGAATCAGATACACGGCAAAgcagaagccatcaatgccaAGCGTTTTCCTGTATCGGCTCGTGAAGCATACTTCAGATCTGCGACCTACTACCGCGCTGCTACCACATTCCTGTACGCCAACATAAGCGATCCACGGATTTATTCAGTCTGGGATTCTGCTTTGGGAGACTTTGACAAAGCCATCTCTCTGCTTCCAGTCCCGGCCGAGCGAGTGAATATCCCAGCCAATAATTTCACCATACCTGCCATCTTTTACTCTGCCCAAAGTTCAGTAAATACACCCAACAACCATCAACAAAGTCCTTTCAATTCCACGAAGCGTCCTACAGTAATTGTAGGCAGTGGATACGATGGCTCACAAGAAGAGCTCTACCACTCTATTGGTCGTGCGATACTCGACCGTGGCTGGAACTTCATTACATACGAAGGTCCAGGCCAGCCAACGGTTCGCCGGCAGCAAGGACTGGGATTCATCCACAACTGGTGGGAAGTTGTCACTCCTGTTGTCGACTACTTAACAAAGCGTCACGACGTGGATATGGACAAGATTGGTCTCATTGGAGTCTCATTCGGCGGGACATTGGCACCACTTGCGGCCTCTCGTGAAGACCGTCTGTCGGCTGTTGTGGCAATTGACGGACTTACTGACTTGTTCAGCGCCCTTCAAAGCCAGTTTCCGCCCCAGATCAACTCCCTTTTCGAAAGTGGCAATAAGACAGAGTTTGATGCACTGTTGCTTTCCTTTATTGGCAATCCGGCTATGCCAACCGAGCTCCGATGGATAATTGCCCAGTCATTGTGGGTTTTCAAAACTACAAGTCCCTTCGAGTGGTTAACAAAGCTGCGAGACTTTAAAGTTGACCAAACTGTGGCCAACGGTATTCATTGCCCGGTGCTCATTGGCGAGGGAGAGAATGACAGCTCGGCACCGGGGCAGGCCCAAGAAATGATGCAATTTCTCAGGAGGAAAGCCACTTACAACTTATTCAAGACAGATTTGGGCGCTGGCGAGCACTGCCAGCTTGGAGCAGAAGCACAGGTTGCGCAGGTCACACTTGACTGGCTAAGTGACGTTTGGGAGGGTATCAATGTCCCTCACAATATGACTGGCGGCGTTTATTAA
- a CDS encoding uncharacterized protein (EggNog:ENOG41~TransMembrane:7 (o29-49i69-87o107-129i141-164o184-209i221-240o260-283i)), with protein sequence MSFPGAAPPPEGVIPDLAHPQDVLRTVNYVTQALTITFVSIFVGIRFYAKTRLLGGGFTADDYATYAAYILMIGYCITACFAGSHGGGLNMWEVSKEQAQLYFKSCYAATIFYAPMAMTVKLALLIIIIRVFGSVHRRTLIGIYIFIGMIVAYYVSGFFIKIFICWPIHAYWEGDTSKCLDQSAIVTADSIISVISDLAILLLPTPLTWSLQLPRRKRFRVAGLLCAGGVATGFSIYRLAMIVDEGKSANMTMVFIKVILSGNAEVGIGLICACLPAVSTLYVQRARGSSYFKNPGQTSVSGHGDIILTRSYHVDSSVIDKTIDDNAIELGHDETGLVSNIETRVRANAPESHHSNRSDHSDETL encoded by the exons ATGAGCTTTCCCGGTGCTGCTCCGCCGCCCGAGGGCGTTATCCCTGATCTTGCTCACCCACAGGACGTGCTGAGGACTGTGAATTATGTCACTCAAGCCTTGACAATAACCTTTGTCTCCATCTTTGTTGGGATACGATTTTACGCAAAAACCAGGTTGCTGGGAGGAGGTTTTACGGCAGATGACT ATGCAACGTACGCGGCTTAT ATACTCATGATAGGGTACTGCATCACCGCGTGCTTTG CTGGTTCACATGGCGGAGGTCTTAACATGTGGGAAGTCTCCAAGGAGCAAGCTCAGTTATACTTCAAG TCTTGCTATGCGGCCACGATCTTCTACGCCCCGATGGCCATGACCGTCAAACTGGCTCTGcttatcatcatcatccgaGTCTTTGGTTCCGTCCATCGTCGAACGCTCATCGGAATCTACATCTTCATCGGTATGATCGTGGCGTATTACGTCTccggcttcttcatcaagatcTTCATCTGCTGGCCGATTCACGCATATTGGGAGGGGGATACCAGCAAATGCTTGGACCAGAGCGCCATCGTTACAGCCGACTCCATCATCAGCGTGATCAGCGACTTGGCCATCCTGTTACTGCCAACACCCCTTACCTGGTCGCTCCAGCTACCTCGACGAAAACGATTCCGCGTAGCAGGACTGCTATGTGCTGGTGGAGTTGCCACAGGCTTTAGCATTTATCGCTTAGCGATGATTGTTGATGAGGGCAAGTCTGCAAACATGACGATGGTCTTTATCAAAGTCATTTTGTCAGG TAACGCCGAGGTTGGTATCGGCTTAATATGCGCCTGTCTCCCCGCCGTCAGTACCCTCTACGTCCAACGCGCTCGAGGCTCCTCATACTTCAAGAACCCCGGTCAAACGAGCGTCAGCGGCCACGGCGACATCATCTTGACGAGATCATATCACGTCGATAGCTCGGTAATCGACAAGACCATTGACGACAACGCCATCGAGCTGGGCCACGACGAGACAGGACTGGTGTCGAACATCGAGACTCGAGTCCGGGCGAATGCTCCAGAGAGCCATCACTCGAATCGGTCTGATCATTCCGACGAGACGCtatga